The region CTGAATTTTGTTATTTGTAATGAGGGTTTGAATTTTAAAAATTGAATTATACGCAGAAAGGAGAATTCAGACCAAACATCAATCATAACTCTCAAATGACCCAAATGCATACCAAATTTAAGTAGGAATTACATTTCTATTGATGTAACATAATGTAGCTTAAATATACTCTATTAAGCTATTAGTGGAGAAGCATGCATTAAAAATCATAAAACCAAGGATATGAGGAATTAAATGCAAGAGATGAATGTGCTTAGTTTGAATGGAAATGAGTAGAAGTTGATGAAGTGTCTAGTTTGAATGACCAAAAATATATATTGAAAGCAAGGTTGAAAAAATGCTAGATTTAGATGTATGGACTCTATTCTATTCTTGAAAGAAGTTGAGAAGTTGTTTCAAATGTAATGAAATTGAGAGAAAAAGACTATGAACACATTTAAATAAGAGTATCTTCACGTGATTTTGAGATTTAGTTTGTTATAATTAGGATGAATTCGAATTTCAATCTCTTAAACTTATTTTTAACTTGTATTTTACGTGATTTTGAGATTGAATTTGTTGTGCTTAATGTGTCTGAATTTCAATTTCCAAATTCTACATGTATTTTCGAAAATTCATCTGAAGGTACGAGTAATTGATGGATTGCAATGCTATTCCATTGTTCTTTACATGGACATATTGTATTTCCATTTAAGTATTAAGATATTGTGCTGCTTAAAAAATATGATAATAAATTTAGTAAAATAAAAACTCTCACTCTTTTTCACTTAGAATACAAATCCTCCCCCGCCCAACATTATAGTCAACTGACAGACATTAAAATAAAACAACTCAATTTTTCAGTATTTTAAAAAAACTTTTAAATTTGAAATTTAACCATAGACAAAGCCGATAGAGAGAGATGGAGGAACCCGGAAAACCATTCGAACTGGTACATCGCCATTATAGGAACATTAAATACTCATTGATTTGGCAAAAAAAAAAATACTACTACCCGATTCTACTCCTATAAAAAAAACTATTCCATTCATAAATAATGTTTTCATCTAAAATAGTTTTCATCTAAGTTTTGTGGATTCTTCACCCTCTTTTCTCAATGTACAATGTGAGTTCTATGGATTCCTCAACCTCATGTCATTAAATTTTCAATTCAATTCGCAACCTTGTACAGATTTTAGCTTGAAATGCTTTTTGTTACAAGACTGAGGATCAAGATTTCGCCTTTTTTGAGGTATCGAAGTTTGATTGTTCAGCTTTCCTCTTGATTCCCGGAAAGTGTTCAACCTGAAACGATAAAAACATGTTCTAAAAGGGGAATATGCAAAAAAAACTCAAACTCAGAACTCATAAAGCAAAGTATGCATATATTAAATAGCATAAAAGCAAGGTAAATATTTTAATCAACATCTCTATGAAAAATTCTTCTTTGCAGTGTGTCAAAATGAAGCGAAATTCAACGTAAATAATGCCAATGTTGAGATGCAGCCATTATATGAAGGCTAGTTCTCGGACTTGTGAAGTCTAATAAAGCTCTCAATTTAGCCTATAAAAATCCTAAACCAGATAATGCAACTGTCATATTGGTGGCCTATAAACTTATCCAACAGGCATGACAGGTTTAACCATAACTGCTGATGCAACTTAACCTGTTAAACATGACAGAAATTCAAAGTAAAAAGGTAAATGATCATTCTTTAAACTCAATACATGATAAAGCATTATGACATTGTATGGCTCATGCATTATGACCTAGTGGAAAAAGGCTTGGTGGTGGTGGCTGTTCTCCTTGTTGTAGTATTCAGATTTGAATACAACATACCACTTATAGGCATTAATGTTGGATATGCTAACTGATTTTAGTGAGTCCTAATAAAGAAACAATTCTCAAACTACATTAGCCCAAAATCATCAAGTTATATCTAGTGTATAGTTGCTTCTTACTGTAGACAATAGATCAAGATATGGATTCTTATATGGTGTCATAACTCATACGTAATACATATTGAAAATAAAGATGCATTGGTCCAAAATAATGTCATGGAGGATAGGAAATAGTCTTTGATGTAAAAAGAATGCCCCCATTATAGCACAAACTTTTATCAGAAAATCACAAAATCAAGTATTAATCTTAGTATCTAGTTCACATCCAATGTAAgcatttattttatttctatCAAAACTTCAAAAGTAAAAAGTCTGCGAAGTTAAAAACATACCCTGGTTTAACATGACCGCTGAGAACAAGATAGGGTGTCTTCATACGAGCTTGAGCTTCCCTCATTCTCTCCACAGACAACGATGGTGTATCTGAACTCTTCATTCGCTTGAGCTTTTCCTGCTTCATTTTGCCAGGTTCCTTGCCATGGAACGTATGAGAAAATTTTCGAAAGGCTTCCTTAGGAGTCAAAATTCTCCCAAACTCGTCTCTCCTCTCAATGCGAATCTCTTTTTTATTCTGTACTTCCTTTCCTTCATCCTCTAGAATCCCAACCAATTTGCTTTTCTTCTTATCCATGTTTCTGCCACCCCATTCAATGCTTTCTTTAAGTGTTCCTCGATCTTGAAGCAGTTTCAATGCACCTGACAGTCCTCTCCCTACAGCAACTTCATGCATACTTTGATCAGGAACTATCACTTCCTTGTCTTTTTCAGTTTCTTTGACTTCACTCCACCCACCAGCCTCATCTTTCTTTGCCTCTTCATCACCATGCATGAAAACATCTTCACCTTCTGATTTACGTGCTTCTGAAAAATAGAAAAGCAACGTCAAGATAGTAAGAACTTGtttatgttgggaaaaaaaaCATAATCATATAAAAACTCACTCACCTTGATCAATGTGAAGGCCCCAGACAAATTCTTCCATCTCGGTAAAGACCACCTTATTTTCTCTTGATTCTCCAGCGGTAGAATCTTGATCATCGACAGTCTCATTACTAGGATTTGAGGCGGCAAGTAAAGCAATAGCTTGAGGGCCAGATGCTCCTTTCTCCTCCTGTTTCTTGAGAGCTAGTCGCCTTGCTTTCTCTAAGGATTTACGGTGATCCTCGTCATCATCTGCAaaagctagggtttcatcttCCCATGTTTTATTGTTCAGAGATTGTTCTCGACCAAGTAATTTACACGCATAAGCATTATTTCTCATTTCAGCTGCCAAATGGAATATATGTTTGAGTTAACTTTCTACGGGTTAATCCTGAAACGCAAAATTATGTGCATAGGATGAATGCAGAGCCAGCCTATATATAGATGAATGCCAATTAGGGTTACCATGATTTTGAAGTGAGCCATATATCTCCACTAATATTTAATTTCATATCTAattagttatttaattaattaattaattaaaagtTAATTAGTCTTTTTAATTAATACAATAATAACTAATATAATTAGAATTTAATAGTGCACTATTTTTTCTTCatataattaatatttaatataaatatatatgTTCACACGGCAATATAATAATTAAATAGTTTAAATGTATTTTTATCCCCTAATGATAAGATAAACAAATTTTATCCCCTAATAATTAAATAATCAAAGCTATAAATACAATCTCCAACTACTTTTTGAAGCATTCAACCCAGCATTAGAAATGACTTTACTATTAGAGTGTCATCCTCTCTTGCATACAAAATTGGTCCTGGGAATTTTCCATTTACTATGACAAAAAATATAACCCTGGAAATCTGCTCCACTTGAAGAGGAATACAAACAGTGGGTGAAGGAAGTAGAACGAAGTGGTGGCTGGATGTCAAGCAAACAAGATGTGTTagacaaaaaaaaaaaacaggcCATACATAAAATGACGATCTCGTGCTTGCTAAAGTGAAAGGCTTCCCTGCTTGGCCTGCAAATGTATGTGTTACTTCTTAATTTTTACTAAAACTTTGAGTTTCTTCGATAGTTTTGCTGTTTAGAATAACACACTGtctttttttttacttttttatttttttccctTTCTGCCCTTTTTTATGGTGTATAAGGTTTATCGATAATCAGATTgattttcaattttattttgaTCTATTTAATCAAAGTTTATTGTGTTTGTCTGACTTTGATTCTCTCATTCTCTAGTTTCTATAATGTTAAATTTGTATTAGTAGTAGTAATCATAATTTAGTATCACATGGATTTAACTTAATTTGATGTTAATCTTATGGAGACCTTTAATGTAAAGGTTGAGCGTCATGCTTGACTTGATTAGGGCCTAAATGCTTCcttgattttgatttgaaatgaTGGAAGCCAGAGTCTTTAACAAGCATGGGGCAGttgcttaaaaaaaaaaatatgaTTATATATTAGTATATCTGATATGTTTGATGTGAatacattttatttcattgagttttgatttgaaatgatGCATACAAGAGGGACAGGGTTCAACAAACATGGGGTTGTTGCTTGCAATTTTTTTATGGTTATATAGGAGTATATATGATATGTTAGTTGTGAAGGCATCCAGACATACAATGGAAGGGGATATGGGTTATGATCCATTTCCCAGGAGGTGGACAAGGATGTAGAAAATGTTGAGAGAAATATGGTTGAAGTCACACATCGTTTATTCAATAAAAAATATTAGTgtttatatatatgtatatatatatatatgtgaaACAAACACATTATgtgttgaaatattaaacttgatttggGCCTAATTTTATTTGATTTTGGACTTAGTTATTTGGGCTTAGCTTATATTGGATAATGTTTCTAGAAAAGTCTTGTAGTAGTTAGAGTGTCTAGATATTTCTTAAgattgtaatattttctagaatactctttgaatatctagagttgagaactctctagaattagtgtgtctagagttctccttagagtactataaatagagatgtaatccaacacttttgaatcaagcaaaaatacaaagttctctcttccataaataattctCCTATCTACCAAGTTTTTTATTCAAGCCTCTAATATTCCCACACACTTTTCCTAAACACAAAAGAGTTTATTTCCAACAAAGTGGCATCAGAGCTTCAAGGTCCAAAAAAAAATGGCGAATGGAGGTTTCCCTTTTCAAATGCCAATGCTCACAAAGAACAACTATGACAATTGGAGTATCAAGATGAAGGCGCTACTAGGAGCTCAAGATGTGTGGGATATCGTTGAGAAAGGCTTCAATGAGCAAGCTGAAGCCTCACTAAGTCAAGGTGTAAAGGAGACATTGAGGGAGTCAAGAAAGAGAGACAAGAAAGCTCTCTTCCTCATTTATCAATCGGTGGATGAAGATACATTTGAGAAGATCTCCAACGCAACGACGACCAAAGAAGCATGGGACAAACTTCAAACTTGCAACAAAGGAGTGGAACAGGTGAAAAAGATTCGTCTTCAAACTCTTAGAGGTGATTTTGAACGTTTATTTATGGAAGAGTCCGAGTCAATTTCTGATTATTTTTCTCGAGTATTGGCTGTAGTCAATCAACTTAAAAGAAATGGTGAAGATGTTGATGAGGTAAAAGTCATGGAGAAAATACTTCGCACTTTAAATCCAAGTTTTGACTTCATTGTTACCAACATTGAAGAAAACAAGGATTTAAAGACCATGACTATTGAGCAACTCATGGGTTCCTTACAAGCATAcgaagaaaaacaaaagagaaaaattaaaCAAAAGGAGGCTATGGAGCAACTACTACAACTCAACATAAAGGAAGCAAATTATGCGAATTACAAGAGCCAAAAAGGACGAGGTCGTGGCCAAGATCGTGGGCGTGGACGAGGACATGGAGGAGAAGGAAGAGGCAGTTACAACAACTACTCTAATAATGGAGAAAGAAGTTGGAATCCACAAGAAACAAGAGGTCGTGGAAGAGGAAATTCATGGTCGAGGTGTGACAAATCACAAATCAAGTGCTTCAACTGCAACAAGATCGGTCACTATGCATCTGAGTGTAGATTCTCGAAGAAAGTTGTGGAGAAAGCTAACTTTGTAGAAGAAAAAGGCAGAGAAGAAGAAACTTTGTTGCTCGCGTGCCAAAACCAAGttgaagagaaaagaaacaaATGGTACCTCGACACTGGCGCAAGCAATCACATGTGTGGCGATCGAAGCATGTTCGTAGAGATCAATGAAGCGACAACTGGCAATGTCTCATTTGGAGATGACTCAAAGATACCGGTCAAAGGCAAAGGTAAAATTCTTATACGCTTAAAGAATGGGAGTCATCAATTCATATCCAATGTCTATTATGTTCCTAACATGAAGAATAATATTTTGAGCTTGGGACAATTATTAGAGAAAGGCTATGACATCCACTTGAAAGAACATAGTCTTTTCTTAAGAGATTGTAGACATAACTTGATTGCTAAGGTGCCTATGTCAAATAATAGAATGTTCCTCTTGAACATTCAAAATGATGTTGCAAAGTGTCTCAAGACTTGCTATACCGACTCTTCGTGGCTATGGCATCTACGATTCGGACATCTCAACTTCGATAGTCTAAAATGTTTGTCAAAGAAGGAAATGGTGAGAGGCTTGCCTAGTATAAACCACCCAGACCAACTATGTGAAGGATGTCTAGTTGGGAAGCAATTTCGGAAAAGCTTTCCAAAGGAATCAACGTCAAGAGCGACAAAACCGCTAGAGCTCATACACACTGATGTCTGTGGACCAATCAATCCAAACTCTTTTGGTAAGAGTAAATACTTTCTCCTCtttattgatgattattctagaaaaacctgggtttatttcttgaaggAGAAGTCAGAAGTGTTTGAAAACTTCAAGAAGTTCAAAGCCCTTGTGGAGAAAGAAAGTGGTCTTTCCATTAAGGCCATGAGATCTGACCGAGGAGGAGAGTTCATTTCAAATGAGTTCCAAAAATATTGTGAAGACCATGGAATCCGCCGCCCACTAACAGTGCCAAGatcaccacaacaaaatggagtagcaGAGAGAAAGAATCGGACCATACTTAACATGGTGCGAAGCATGCTTAAGAGCAAGAAGATGCCGAGAGAGTTTTGGGCCGAAGCAGTGGCATGTGCGGTTTATCTGACAAATCGTTCCCCAACAAGAAGCGTGCATGAGAAGACACCACAAGAAGCGTGGAGTGGAAGGAAGCCTGGGATCTCTCACCTCAAAGTGTTTGGAAGCATTGCCTATACTCACGTTCCTGATGAAAGGAGAACAAAGCTCGATGATAAAAGTGAGAAGTATGTATTCGTCGGTTACGACTCAAGCTCCAAAGGGTACAAGCTCTATAATCCAAATAGTGGAAAGATCGTCATAAGTCGTGACGTGGAGTTcgaagaagaagattgttgggATTGGAGTCTTCAAGAAGACAGGTACGATTTTCTTCCTTactttgaagaagaagacgaaatGGAACAACCAATGATAGAAGAAAATATTACACCACCGGCCTCACCGACACCAAGGTTGGATGAAACAAGCTCAAGTGAGAGGACACCACGACTAAGGAGTATTGAAGAGCTTTATGAGGTAACCGAAAACATAAATGACATTAACCTTTTTTGCCTTTTGGGTAATTGCGAGCCTCTAAGCTATCAAGAAGCAGTTGAAAATGTAAAGTGGAGAGACGCCATGGAAGAAGAAATCAAGTCAATCACGAAGAATGATACATGGGAACTTACTACACTTCCACAAGGACACAAAGCAATTGGAGTAAGATGGGTGTACAAGGCGAAGAAGAATGCAAAAGGAGACGTGGAAAGATACAAAGCAAGATTGGTGGCGAAAGGATATAGTCAAAGACAAGGAATTGACTATGATGAGGTATTTGCCCCCGTTGCTCGTCTTGAAACTATTAGACTGATCATTTCTTTGGCAGCCCAAAATGAATGGAAGATctatcaaatggatgtgaagtCGGCCTTCTTGAATGGTTTTCTCGAAGAAGAAGTTTATATCGAGCAACCACAAGGCTATGAAGTAAAAGGGCAAGAAGAAAAAGTCTTGAAGTTGAAGAAGGCATTGTACGGACTCAAGCAAGCACCGAGAGCTTGGAATGTTCGAATCGACAAGTACTTTCAAGACAAGAACTTCATCAAGTGTCCATATGAGCATGCACTCTATATTAAAGCGCAAAGTGGAGATATTTTGATTGTgtgcttatatgttgatgacttgaTCTTCACAGGGAACAATTTAAGCATGTTCGAAGAGTTCAAGAAAGACATGTCAAATGAATTTGAGATGACAGACATGGGGCTCATGGCATATTATCTCGGCATCGAAGTAAAGCAAGAAGACAAAGGAATTTTTATCACCCAAGAAGGTTATGCCAAAGAAGTCCTTAAGAAGTTCAAGATGGATGATGCCAATCCAGTTGGCACCCCGATGGAATGTGGAAACAAGTTGAGTAAGCATGAAAATGGAGAGTTTGTTGATCCAACTCTTTACAAACAAAAGTTTGGTTGGAAGTCTGCGTTACTTGACAAGTACAAGGCCGGATATTCTCTATGCTGTAGGAGTCGTAAGTCGCTACATGGAAGCTCCAACAACAACTCACTTCAAGGCGGCAAAAAGAATCCTTCGATACATTAAAGGTACAACAAACTTTGGCTTGCACTATTACTCTTCTAATAATTATGAGATTATTGGCTATAGTGATA is a window of Lathyrus oleraceus cultivar Zhongwan6 chromosome 6, CAAS_Psat_ZW6_1.0, whole genome shotgun sequence DNA encoding:
- the LOC127096867 gene encoding SART-1 family protein DOT2, whose translation is MRNNAYACKLLGREQSLNNKTWEDETLAFADDDEDHRKSLEKARRLALKKQEEKGASGPQAIALLAASNPSNETVDDQDSTAGESRENKVVFTEMEEFVWGLHIDQEARKSEGEDVFMHGDEEAKKDEAGGWSEVKETEKDKEVIVPDQSMHEVAVGRGLSGALKLLQDRGTLKESIEWGGRNMDKKKSKLVGILEDEGKEVQNKKEIRIERRDEFGRILTPKEAFRKFSHTFHGKEPGKMKQEKLKRMKSSDTPSLSVERMREAQARMKTPYLVLSGHVKPGLNTFRESRGKLNNQTSIPQKRRNLDPQSCNKKHFKLKSVQGCELN